From a single Ignavibacteria bacterium genomic region:
- a CDS encoding exodeoxyribonuclease V subunit gamma: protein MILTPLDNFKGFDLDNWLFDNKDRTDDTGLLLLLPTKRRQREFKKFLAKNYPGLKIKTDTIRDLARKIGGKIDPGFRIIPDEILEVFVRQIINDLNDPDFSQNLTNGMIRLIKNTISEFKENGTNADSLILEINNLNPVNKDKALFLSRVFSALDIRLKSSGMKEIGDIYLMIQTNSQLVPSAFSSVYPDVKEVFMQNFMELTSPEIALVEGIAKQTGNRVYIDFDYSIGNPFLFEKLQKCFNSLEKAGFRSHKSSTESVLEFHTRLKENLFKPVKPGITKVDNIFEIQAPTLYDETNFVAKEIKNLLLTDKSLQTAEIGVIFHRIPAYTPFIRAAFESQGIPTNITDRFRTGDFSPVSGLLDLLRVISHNFSFDSVFRVLSNPVLQKRYGNSTHFKRGCSHIKVTSGYDKMVKFFSLEIQKYQGYTGEEEEFDDTSIISSLKSSLVTIQKLWGDLESLTLDMEPLVFFKKLKKLVKDTGLLTAYVSDTGSAALFNIRALSTFLSSASFLFNVLQQYENRKRNYEEYLEMLLDLSQETRFNLVEQPETGVMITTPDEARGLKFKHLFICALNDGDFPTRYRAEIFKYDGVTEQIKKHSAEERLLFYQALSAWRGPDQGRLYLTNSKKAGKQAKVESFFKSDFKTLFTVTSVDIKNYEQKIYSKRDIFSSWHQFDNKTAVVALEKSSLINQFDIEELKQRSNDYLAQSNLAGSENSPFAGYISFDETEETPLSLPVLRRVNTPFSATSLESYARCPYQFFAKYILGTEADEEISEELDSLEFGTLLHSILRAFHSELLEQNKKISDCTDAELEEYLNRLIDIAKNIEDHNLTELLDTESFLSAEKILGIAGNSTWSILYKYLEVARNNSNTFLPALFESNFGGLKLTGRNSEERRAPYEIKIKGRIDRIDVDETNRLFKVIDYKSGGKKYPEPEVREGKRLQLPLYLIAADKGKIKDLPEDFSYLFPQIFSLKYNENDFGAKDIHFSSGKVPDTRENAKAKWEELLQITETNIQTFVLNILEGKFNLTSDSDRDNKNCQYCNLKPLCRVKEHKI, encoded by the coding sequence CCAAAAATTACCCCGGATTAAAAATAAAAACCGATACCATTAGGGACCTCGCAAGGAAAATCGGGGGTAAAATCGATCCCGGTTTTAGAATCATCCCCGATGAAATTCTGGAAGTATTTGTCAGACAGATTATAAACGATTTGAATGATCCCGATTTTTCACAGAACCTCACAAATGGGATGATCAGACTGATCAAAAACACTATCTCCGAGTTCAAGGAAAACGGTACAAACGCCGACAGTTTAATCCTCGAAATCAACAACCTGAACCCCGTAAACAAAGATAAAGCCCTCTTTCTGTCACGGGTATTTTCTGCTCTCGATATAAGACTTAAATCCTCCGGAATGAAAGAAATTGGTGATATCTATCTGATGATTCAGACTAACTCACAGCTTGTTCCCTCCGCTTTCAGTTCTGTTTATCCGGATGTGAAAGAAGTATTCATGCAAAACTTTATGGAACTCACTTCACCTGAAATAGCCCTTGTGGAAGGAATCGCCAAACAAACAGGGAACAGGGTTTACATCGATTTCGACTACTCCATCGGGAACCCCTTTCTTTTTGAAAAACTGCAAAAATGTTTTAACTCCCTCGAAAAAGCAGGATTCCGGAGCCACAAGTCTTCGACTGAGTCTGTATTGGAATTCCATACCCGGCTCAAAGAGAACCTTTTCAAGCCTGTGAAACCCGGTATAACAAAAGTTGACAACATCTTTGAAATTCAGGCACCGACCCTTTATGATGAAACCAATTTCGTAGCCAAAGAGATCAAAAACCTTCTTTTGACCGATAAAAGCCTCCAAACAGCAGAAATTGGTGTTATTTTTCACCGTATTCCGGCTTACACTCCTTTTATAAGGGCTGCATTCGAATCACAGGGAATCCCGACAAACATTACAGACAGGTTCAGAACCGGTGATTTTTCACCCGTCTCAGGATTGCTGGACCTTCTCAGAGTGATTTCGCACAATTTTAGTTTTGATTCTGTCTTCCGGGTATTGTCGAATCCCGTCCTGCAGAAAAGATATGGCAATTCCACACATTTTAAAAGAGGGTGCAGTCATATCAAAGTTACATCGGGATATGATAAAATGGTGAAGTTTTTCTCCCTGGAGATACAAAAATACCAGGGATACACCGGTGAAGAGGAGGAATTTGATGACACTTCCATTATCTCATCCCTGAAATCGTCGCTCGTCACAATCCAAAAGCTGTGGGGAGATCTCGAATCTCTCACCCTCGATATGGAGCCCCTCGTTTTCTTTAAGAAATTAAAAAAACTTGTAAAAGATACAGGTTTGCTCACAGCTTATGTTTCCGATACAGGAAGTGCCGCTCTCTTTAACATACGGGCACTCTCAACTTTCCTGAGTTCTGCATCATTTCTCTTTAATGTTTTACAGCAGTATGAGAACAGAAAACGGAACTATGAAGAATACCTCGAAATGTTGCTCGATCTGTCGCAGGAGACCAGGTTTAATCTCGTCGAACAACCTGAAACGGGCGTTATGATTACCACTCCCGATGAAGCCAGGGGTCTGAAATTTAAACACCTATTTATCTGTGCTCTGAATGATGGTGATTTTCCCACAAGATACAGGGCTGAAATATTTAAATATGACGGTGTTACAGAGCAAATAAAGAAACATTCGGCGGAAGAGAGACTCCTCTTCTACCAGGCGCTCTCCGCTTGGAGAGGTCCAGACCAGGGCAGACTTTATCTGACAAACAGCAAAAAAGCCGGCAAACAGGCAAAAGTTGAATCATTCTTTAAAAGCGATTTCAAGACTCTCTTTACTGTCACATCGGTTGATATCAAAAACTATGAACAAAAAATTTATTCAAAAAGGGATATCTTCTCCTCCTGGCATCAGTTTGACAATAAGACAGCGGTAGTTGCCCTCGAAAAATCGTCTCTGATAAATCAGTTTGACATTGAGGAGCTCAAACAAAGAAGTAACGACTACCTCGCCCAATCAAACCTTGCCGGTTCTGAAAACAGTCCCTTTGCCGGATACATTTCATTTGATGAGACTGAGGAAACTCCCCTTTCACTTCCGGTTTTGAGGAGGGTAAACACCCCTTTTTCCGCCACAAGTCTGGAAAGCTATGCCAGGTGCCCCTATCAGTTTTTTGCAAAATATATCCTTGGAACAGAAGCCGACGAGGAAATATCGGAAGAACTTGATTCGCTTGAGTTCGGTACTCTTCTGCACTCCATTCTGAGAGCATTTCACTCTGAATTACTCGAACAAAACAAAAAAATCAGCGATTGCACCGATGCGGAACTGGAAGAATATTTGAACAGACTGATCGATATAGCCAAAAACATCGAAGATCACAACCTTACCGAACTCCTTGATACCGAATCATTCCTTTCAGCCGAAAAAATTCTCGGAATTGCCGGTAATTCCACATGGTCAATTCTCTACAAATATCTGGAGGTTGCCAGAAACAACTCCAACACATTCCTCCCTGCCCTTTTTGAAAGCAACTTTGGAGGTTTAAAACTGACAGGCAGGAACAGTGAGGAAAGAAGGGCTCCCTACGAGATCAAGATTAAAGGAAGAATTGACCGGATTGATGTGGATGAAACAAACAGATTGTTTAAGGTTATTGATTACAAGTCAGGCGGGAAAAAATACCCTGAACCGGAGGTCAGAGAAGGGAAGCGTTTGCAGCTTCCCCTCTATTTAATAGCAGCAGACAAAGGAAAGATTAAGGATTTGCCGGAAGACTTTTCATATCTTTTCCCGCAGATTTTCTCCCTGAAATATAACGAAAATGATTTCGGTGCAAAAGATATTCACTTCTCGAGTGGCAAAGTTCCTGACACCCGAGAGAACGCAAAGGCAAAGTGGGAGGAATTGCTCCAAATCACAGAAACAAATATTCAAACCTTTGTCCTGAACATCCTCGAAGGTAAATTTAATCTTACTTCCGATTCTGACAGAGACAACAAAAATTGCCAGTACTGTAATCTGAAACCCCTCTGCCGGGTTAAGGAGCACAAAATTTAA